In Aristaeella hokkaidonensis, the following are encoded in one genomic region:
- a CDS encoding replicative helicase loader/inhibitor, which yields MDMNETKRILADITAMYPSFIKDRDPAVLSRVWQRLFANTPYALVNQALYAFLNTDVKGFPPTPGALNDIIQKARQLNGPTEDDAWLKVYKAISRGLYNSQEEFDKLPPDIQRIVSSPRMLFEWAHMDSDDVNKVIAAHFKRSWRARQELKQDLLLIPETSADPLLTP from the coding sequence ATGGACATGAACGAAACCAAACGGATCCTCGCCGACATCACCGCCATGTACCCCAGCTTTATCAAAGACAGGGACCCCGCTGTCCTCTCCCGGGTCTGGCAGCGGCTCTTTGCCAACACACCCTATGCCCTGGTAAACCAGGCACTCTACGCCTTCCTAAACACAGATGTTAAAGGTTTCCCACCCACGCCAGGCGCCCTGAACGACATCATCCAGAAAGCCCGACAGCTCAACGGCCCCACCGAGGACGATGCCTGGCTCAAAGTCTACAAAGCCATCTCCCGGGGCCTGTACAACAGCCAGGAGGAATTCGACAAGCTTCCTCCGGACATCCAGAGAATTGTCAGCAGTCCCCGCATGCTCTTCGAATGGGCCCATATGGACAGCGACGACGTCAACAAAGTCATCGCCGCCCACTTCAAACGCTCCTGGCGTGCAAGGCAGGAACTGAAGCAGGACCTCCTCCTGATCCCTGAAACCTCCGCCGATCCCCTGCTGACACCGTAA